TTTGTTGTATAGGAAAGTGTGAATAATAAACTGCAGAGGATTTTATTGTTGTGCAacacaattcatttttgttgGCGCTTGGCAGGGGCAGTGGTGTCTGTGAGAATTGTCTAGTTTTACTTTTGGATCAAATGTTAATCTTGTTTGTAAGCTTaacatgaaatgtttgaaatgttggTAAAGGTTTGGGTccatgattttattatatttgcttgAGATATATATAAcagatgtgtttttttatatagattctctgttctataaaaaatgatatttatgcaatgtttatatttttgcagcacacattttgtatcaaatatttatgttgtttgaaCAAAATTGCCATAAATAGCTTTTTACAATCTCTCATCTTTGCAGCAAATGGCATttagtgttaatttattattgtcATTAACCGTGCAATTTTCatagatattttatatttaaataaatttcaaccattttgtaaaattgtaaaacaactGCATGTGTCACATAGTGATTTTGGTAAGTAAACATGGCACAATTTTTCCTACCCTTCTAAAATTTCgttttttaaaagtgttgttgttattttattttagtgcGAAATCATCAATTTGTTACTAAGAAATACTTGGCCAGTATTCAATTcatacttaagtcattttcataAGTTAAGAATCTCActtatatctgaaatactttattttcattgatttgattcaaaatacatactttcatgtaaaaacaCTTACACTTTACTTTCAATTTGGCTACGCAAGTTCTAGGAACTTATCTAAAGTAACGAAATGACTCGAGATGTTTTACGAATACTGCCCCagaagaaagaaaaacacacaacaaaccCCATTGACGCAAACAGATTTGTTGTATGCCATCCCgagttttttttactattttctaCGCCTTTAAGTTGTGCCTTTCTGTTAGTAATGGACAGAAGTTATAAGCACCCTAGGGAGACGATTTAAGTTTAATCCATTCGTCCGTCTATCTAGAAACACTGGATCTAGCAACATCTCAAGAAGTAGACAAGCCAGGTTTATGAGTATTTAGTTAAGAGTGCAATAAGGACATAATGTTCACCATTCTTTtcatatgtcatacagaaaaaGGGGTTGCTTATATGGCAACGAAATAGTGAAAATATCTCTGCCTGGATCTTAATAAGTGTTGGAGATATGTCTTTGAAACTTGTTATGTGGAAGAATGAAAAAAGGAAAGTTtgcataatattttcaaaaaaatgtggTAGTCGCTATTGGGCAgcataaaatgtgttattgaagAAAACCTGCTTAAAGTTATGACAAGAAGTACGCAAACTTTAAAACTTGGaatttggttaaagggcataaAGGAGATTATTTaccattaaattattttgtcagTAGGAAATATGGTAATAATGTTAAtatggaaaaaatgttttttatcaaacaaatgccGTTGCTAGCTGCTATAAGAATCAAAACCAAACTAGTGAAGATTATACTCAATAGTATAGAAGCATATCTACCATGACTTTTgttataacatgtatatgtatttgagaTTTACTTCTTCATTGtttaattctccttttttatTGCTTGGTGACTgagatttattaaataaactgtGTTTTAACCTACATGTATGctatttttaataatgcattatcatgattttttacaaatgttgtaGATTTCTCTATTTATTTCCTGTTTAAAATTACTTTGCTGATCTTGGGAGaagagtaaaataaaagtttttaaagGTTTCACTatgcattgttaaaatatttctaattatcCTGTGGGGATTACATTGCATCCTTTATTGGgaattattctgaaaatattGTCAGATATAAATAGTACTCATGTAGTCtgttcattatttcaaattagAAATGCTAAAATTAAAATACCTAAAATATCTAGAATCGTAGTCCAAAAGTTCACGAAATATCCTCACTGATCCTGgtattttaaatgttcacaAAATTAAATCCACATGAAATAATGTACAGACTACATGAGCActatttattaagtaaataaattatgttgttgttcaaAGGTTGTTGCTAGTTTCACTCTCTCTTTTGATTTAAGGTGTTTTAAGTACAATTTCCACATGGATCTTGATAACTtcttaaaatgtgtttgaatgatgataatttttttgtaaacaatacagTTTACATGAAATACAGTAATGGTTGCTGTAGCAACTGAAACATAAACTATTTATGCTATTTATTGTATACACAGTGACTTGTTATAATTAGCTCTGTTTATGTTCCagtaatgttatatattatcCAGAAGAGTTTTTGAAATGTAATCTAGAGTGATAAAACATGTGTTAGTTAAACTATATTGTAATATTGCTGCCGTGGATAAAATTAAGTTTTAGTATTAGTATTAATAAAACCGTGCACCTTCATTAGTTTCATTACGTTATTAAACACATGCTATTGACTCTTGTGTTTCATAttacgatatttcgtaaaatcgcttttattgcattaataaatgcactattttcattcaaagcttgtgttacgttttcccttcatccatacgagttTGACCTGTGACTTATTACCTTGACTTTGGACAATACATATAAAGTGCTATAGATTGGAATGAAACTTTGCAAATACTCTGTTCGGGTCATTACGCACATGTTTAGCAAATAGTATATGTCTCCCATATTATGTGTAACAAATTTGTGCAATAACTAAACTTTTCTCGACCTCAgcaatagtttaaaaaaaatgttttaaatttaaatgaaacaatatgcacatgtcaAATTCATACTGCTATCTCATACACTCttcacattgtttacatatttatcgcgtttatcttttttaaagacttttctTGTTTAGCTTATTGGACCTAAATTTCATAGATCTTCAAGCATAGTAAGGATAAGATCTAGAAAGGCATTTAAAAGTCAACTTTCCTGTTAAGATGGAGAAGTTGGACCATGTGAAAATAAACTCAGGGGACATTTTCTAGTATCATACAGTTATTTCTACATGTTTATGAAACTGCGCCCTCTCAGTCAAATATCACCCCTGTGGCGTTTTTCTTCGGCGTTATAATTATTCAAATCATGCTTTAAACGCGccttttcaatttcaatatcaaCTTACAAATCTGAAAGTTccgttttactatttttaccATGGGACGATCCCATGTATCcaccattttgattaaaataaataattacccCTCCcctgattattaaaaaatatcccAGTGGCAATGCAAAAGGCGGTAACAGTTAAGGGCAGCTTAATTTTCATAGATAcagtaatgaaaaaacaacaacaatgctcTCCTTTAATATTAccaatttttaagaaaaatggtaCATTTCAGATTTAAAAGAGCTCCAAATTCAATTGTTGAAggtattttaaaaaacacagTGACTTGTATATTATACTCATGTAAGTATAGTTATGTCTAATAACCATGCATATACACACAcaattatattcattaatatcAATTTGTACAACAAATacgataaaacataattaactGCAGAAAATCATTTACCACTGACCTATGTTGAAATGCTAAAAGGTCGCCATGCATATATTGACAGCTACGGTTATTCTcactacatgtattttgaaataaatacgtTTGCCCATTCGCAACAAATTTTAAACGATTTTTAGACAGATGAATATTCCAccttaaatattataaacagtatctatatacatatttataacacaGGAGAAGCCCAAAAGGCTATATTGACCAGTGCGGACAATATGACACAATTAGGTTAATATTATTGAAACTTGTCTCTTTCTAAGTTTCTCTTTCTGTCTTCGTCTAGTGAAGGAAGTGATGAAGTTctgaaaaaacaatattattttgttgattgcTCCATAACAACATCGCCAACTTGCTTCTCTAGATGGACTTTTGTTTCTCCTGGCTTGATGTTTGCTGCTCCTGGCGGACCGGTTGTCTTTGACTTTGTTTCTGCTTCTCCATCTGGTGTCTTTGCTTTTTCTCTTTCTGGAGAAAGCCTTGCCTCACACAGCGGACTCTTTATTTCTCCGGACTCTGTGTGTGTTTCTTCTCTTTCTGGAAAATGCCTTGCTTCACACAGCGAACTCTTTGTTTCTCCTAACTCTGTATTTTTTCATCCCTTCCTGATGAAAGCCTTGCCCCACATAGCGGACTACTTGTTTCTTCTAACTCTgcgtttgtttctttttgtttatttaattgaaatagcAAAGTAGCAAGATCCTCCAAACGTTCCCTGAATTCCAAGTTCTTGTAATTCCCCTCAGGAACACTACTAAATCCATTCAACGCCCCAAATAACGCTCCGGTTATTACACCAGTGCTGTCATTGTCTCCGCCATGGAGCATTCCATGATGACAAAGGTCTGTCCAGGTTCCATCGTGGCTGAGAATCGCGTCATAGGCTATCATTGGAGCATCATGTCCTGATGCTCCTCCATGTCCATCAAAACTGATGGACTTATAGAATTCATCTCTTTCCTTGACACCGTACTTCCATGGAAATACTGGTTTAGATTTTCCATCGCTTATTTGTCTTAATTCTAAATACTTTGTCCATTGGTCTGTAAAATAGTCCCAATGTGCTTTGTTGTCTTCAACATCAAAGCCAGATTCTTCTATATACTTCAAAGCCAATGGAAGAGTGTCCATCAAACCTTTCCCCCACTCAACCAAAGATTTTTGTTGTATTCCATAGGAAGTAAACAATGCCGAAGCTAGTGCTCCAAGGTAGCCTGATGGATTGTTGTGTGTCATCCGGCCCGACTCGATGCTGACCTCAATTAGATCTTGAATTTCCTCAGGTCGAGGAAACAGAAGGCCAATACACATAGATCTCATTGCTGCTCCGCATCCTCCTCCTTTCGCATTGAAGGGTATCCTGTAACCTTTGTCCTTATTCTGATTCAAACAGTAAAACGAATTCATGCAAGTTCGGCCCGGCCTTCTTCCCATCATGTGGGTTGTACAGGCTATAAACTTCGTAGCCATCAGTGTGTGCAATTCTTCCCCTCTTTGAcctgtgtttaaacatgaatttattATGTCTCAATTAATAATAAAGGTTATAATGGTCAATAATGTTCagttttttgttaataaattaaattttcgATCATGAATACCGtacttaaataattaagattaaatcgaaagcaaatatatatatatatatatatattgtgcaCGCTAGCAACATAGTTTGTTAAACAAAGCGCTTgtctgataaatatatataaattaccaCTATGTTGTGATAAATAAGAGGGAAAGTCAACAGCAAGATAATGTATTCACCTTGAACTAATGCTTCAGCCAAGGCAATATGCATGACCGTATCGTCGCTGCAAGGCCACTCTTCTTTGTTCAACTCAATCTTTGAAAGACCTCCCAGCTCCTTTAGCTCTCGGTGGATAGCCGGTCCCGAGAAATTGAACTCCCAATCGCTGTCTTTGTAGCCAAGAGCATCACCGGCTCCGCTCAGCACCATACATGCCTTATATCTGAAACACACACATTGTGTAGTCCCTTCAGTGGGGATCTATGAATATGAACAGTTCTTCGAAATAGATCACCACTGAATTGCTCAGACgcattcaaaaaataattatctacATCAAATATACTTGTGCACAACGTATTTTCAACACCACGGCATGATTGTTTTAGACATGCGCGCTTTTGAACATCATGACATGCGAACAGGATTTAGAGCGATGTGATTATGAATATTGAACATCATGTTATTTCTACATTGAACTATAGTTAGGCAAAAAATGGGTTTGTGTAGGGtcacatccttttcaaaaacaggtagtgTAAGAATGCTTTTTAGGCTTTATTTAAgaacattattgtcatcattggggaATGGTGTTAACGTATTAATCGTATGACGTTGTCAACTGTTAAaatctttaaaggttttaaactacatatattaatacacacaccATCCGATCAACTTAAAAATAACCTTCTGTAACCGAGCCAAAACACATTTACATGCACATTTATCAATTCAATTTTAGAGCAGTTGTACAAGGCTATTATTCAGTGAGAGTTTTGCATCATTTGTAGCATCAATGTTTTCCTAAGCACATATCGCATAACTTGATTGACCGAACATCTTATACGGTGCTCCTATTGTACCGATAACACAtcacagaaaacaaataaatgatataccTCTCTTCGAGGGATGCTCCATGTGAGATCCGTGACTGCAATCCGCCCATAACTGCAGATCCTGTAGtgtaaatatacacatatacagtGATAGTATACGTATACATAAAGtaatacaaattaataaaagtAGGCAAACCTAATGCTTAAGTAATCCACGTATACAGTAAAATAACTGCATGTATTATCCATAAAGGGTAGTGTTCGGAAATAAATGTATCGTTATAATACGCGTACGTCCGAAATATGAAGAATTCAGATAATTCATCATATACCAAAAGTGGAGGGTAGATGTTGGAAATGTCATGAAGCGTAGATAACCGACATACAGGCAAAGAATAGCTCGCGGGTGCCATCATAATTCACATGATATTGGCCTCTTTTAGTATTTAcagaaatgaataataataataatgaaagtatggattatattaattgttttatacgTGACCAAACGAAaactaagaaaaacaaactgTGCGACACATGCATATGCATACATTCAACCTGCAGTGGATTGAATCCCGGACGGGAGCATATTGATCTCGGACAGTCAAgatttttgctttgtttttaaacatcaaGCGCCTGTTGtaataaacaatcattttttcctgtttcatttgtttagaaaaagttacactttcaatatatttttaaggcTTTTCAAAACGTTAATCCTAAACTGTATGGATATGTATCTCACAGGTAAGATCCAACGGCAGGGACAGCACCACCTCCCGCTCCCTACCCTTTCCAGGGACAGCACCACCTCCCGCTCCCTACCCTTTCCAGAGACAGCACCACCTCCCGCTCCCTACCCTTTCCAGGGACAGCACCACCTCCCGCTCCCTACCCTTTCCAGGGACAGCACCACCTCCCGCTCCCTACCCTTTCCAGGGACAGCACCACCTCCCGCTCCCTACCCTTTCCAGGGACAGCACCACCTCCCGCTCCCTACCCTTTCCAGGGACAGCACCACCTCCCGCTCCCTACCCTTTCCAGGGACAGCACCACCTCCCGCTCCCTACCCTTTCCAGATTGTTGCTGATGAATGACACAGCAACGATATGATACCATTACAACGAACTTTCATAAAAGTTATAATGTAATACataattttctcaaatatttatgtttttaatttttagtaCCACTTTAATTTTAACTCATCATTTCCCAATGtcgttttaaataaaagaacacggtttattttgaaagtgtatttcaacaaaacaaaaacagcgaAACGAAAAGAgaacattttagaaatttaGCTCTATAGcgttattaaaaatattgctaCCAAAggcttgtttatttatttctgtttcttactaaacaatatattataatatctaTTTCACGATGTTATATGATGCcttgcaaaaatgtttttgcttttctttcgtattactaaaatgtaataatatatagggTTGATAAATCAGAAAAAAGTTAAAGGGGCATTAGTCACTTGATTAAGCTATAAAATGTTAGTTTTGCCATCATTTAATTGGTATGAAAATATTGGAATTATATCGGCCTTTAAGCATTATACTAGCGACATTGAACATACTACAATACATATCGCAATAAATTATCTTCTTTTATAACACCGATTTGTTCTATACTCCATTCACTGTCAAGAGGTAGACATAGCTACAATGCAtaaatgcaaacataaataaattaaatattatacatgtatgtacagctgcattcttttacaaaaaagaaaatactaacatacattaattttgttgaaGATATAAATACAGATGATGCGAGCAGAGcacatttaaattgatattaatttgtTCCACATATTATAGTTGTACACTCACACTCAGATATGTGACAGTCCGTCAGTATAAAGAGCGTTGATGGTATTAACAAGTAGACGCTTGTCGTTGCAAAAGGCGCCGTAAATTCTTTCTTAttactatgtacatgtatgtaattaaGACGCAATCATACATAGATACAACATTTACTAATTTAAGCTATATTTTACGCTTacagtttatttaaacaagagttTTATGTTGTTCATCATTACTTTCCCGTCTCTGTTACGGTATATTGATTACTGTTTGAAGCTGATTACGCAATATTGACACTGCTATCTACTTGTTGTTGGCTATCATTTGGCAACGTTCCGTCCGATGTTGCCgttatttctttttcagaacGGTTTGTTTCCTTGGGCGTCAGCATTGCCCCTTCTGGAGATTTTTGTTTCTCCTGACGTTGCAGTTGTCCCTCCTGGAAGACTCTTAGTTTCACTTAACTATTCAGTTGCCTTTCCTGTAGGACTCTTTGTTTCTCCTGACTCTGCAGTCGCCTTTCCTGAAAGATTCTTAGTGTCTTCACAATTTTGCTGTGCCTCCCCTGGAATACTTTTCGGTTCTTCTAATTTTGTTTTCGCTTCATCCTTATGGTTCATTTCAAACAGCAGTGTGGCAATATTTTCTAGACGATCCCTGTATTCCAAGTTCTTGTAATTCCCCTCAGGGACACTACTAAATCCATTCAATGCCCCAAATAACGCTCCGGTTATTACACCAGTGCTGTCATTGTCTCCGCCATGGAACATTCCATGATGACAAAGGTCTGTCCATGTTCCATTGTGGCTGAGAATCGCGTCATAGGCTATCATTGGAGCATCGTGTCCGGAATTTCCGCCATGGTCAGCAAAACTGATGGACTTATAGAACTCATCTCTTTCCTTGACACCGTACTTCCATGGAAATACTGGTTTAGATTTCCCATCGCTTATTtgtcttaattttaaatactttgtcCATTGATCCGTAAAATAGTCccaatgttttttgttgttttcaacaTCAAAACCCGTTTCTTCAATATACCTCATAGCCAATGGAAGAGTGTCCATCAAACCTTTTCCCCACTCAACCAAAGGTTTTTGTTGTATCCCGTAGGAAGTAAACAATGCCGAAGCTAGTGCTCCGAGGTAACCTGTTGGATTGTTATGTGTCATCCGCCCCGACTCGATGCTGACCTCAATTAGATCTTGAATTTCCTCCGGGCGAGGAAACAGAAGGCCAATACACATGGATCTCATTGCTGCCCCGCATCCTCCTCCTTTTGCATTGAAGGGTATCCTGTAACTTATGTACCTATCCTGTTTCATACGGTAGACGGCATCCATGCAAGTTTGACCGGCAGCTCTGCCGCCCATATCCATAGAGCATTCTTGAAACTTAGTTGaaatttctttgtataaatctTCACCTCTCTtacctttcaaataaaaaaaaacattgtgttactgaaagttttacatttatttaatatgaaatttcAGCACAGTATTACACATTAATGCACGTGTATTTTGACGAGACAACCTCACGCTTTTATAAATAAGCGTGACATGAGTTACAGGAACGATAACACATATACCACGTATTACCTTGGACCAAAGCTTCCGCCAAGGCAAGCTGCATGACCGTATCATCGCTGACCGGAAAGTCGTCTTTGTTCACCTGAATATTTCCAAGACCGCCCAGTTCTTTCAACTCTCGGTGGATTTCGGGGCCGGAAAAATTAAACTCCCATTTGCCTTTTTTGTATCCAAGAGCATCACCCGCGCCGCTAAGCACCATACATGCCATGTACCTGAATCAATGTATACAGCAATAAGTAATCTTTATACAGATAACACAGaccaaaaaagtatatttatttatttatttatttatttatttatttatttatttatttatttatttatttatttatttatttatttattttatttatttatttatttatttatttatttatttatttatttatttatttatttatgtttttttattcctttttattttggtaaaaggattaattaattcaattgtGAATAACCTCAGgcaataaacatttaatagcTTTGGtcaataaataactttattttaaattggtCTACTTTCAGAAAAATATAACATCAGCATTACACAAAACATTGAAAGGTGTTTACATGATAAGATAAGGACAATCATTATTCTCAATATATCTGATTGGCagacataaaaaataaccttAGAGACAACCGTGTGTGTGACTGTGTGTGCGAGCGCGCATGTGTGTATGGTTTTCAAGAAAATGAGAATATTACTGCTTTGAGTGTGAACACCATGTTTCacatatgtaaaaataaagtgATGTGCGtcaacaataattatttaattggtGTTCTAACGGCACCTATTTAAAGTCCTTCTATACTATTATCCGAGACATTACACAAATTAACCTAGTGTACTCATTGTATACAACATAAAGGGAGGTAAGCATAACATATGTTTGTACTGTATTGTCTTTTTGTTACCAATTAAACACTTGGCTTGACTTGATTATTCTCTTGATCTTCATAAGACATGTGAATTTACTTTGATTAACTGTACAAAACATGAGCCCGATGTAACTTGCATTTACTGCTGAAGTATTTATATTGCCAGAAGGCACTcgatataatatatacatgcatgtacatACCTTTCTTCAAGAGGCACTGCGGCATTTGATGGTCTAGAATGCGCTCCACCCATTACACGTCTGCGAAGATAAATTGAAATGTAAGTGagaattttgcaaaaaatcGTTATTGTACTATTTGAAAATGCacgtttacttattttaaatatatgttattatacTTACACTTTAAGGTATGCTCGCGAAATATCTGAAAATTAATTCAGAGCAGCTGAATGTTGATGCtggaataaaacaataaattccTACTGTATGAAATATCATATGTACTGTTCAGTCTCCATCTACCATGCAGTGTcgtatatatacatacagtcTTTTATGAACTACATGGATAttctatatattctatatatatatatagaatatccATGTAGTTCATAAAACACATCTAAACACTTACTGATAAAAATGGTAGATTCTATGAAAGTATTCAAAGCTTAGGCATTAGAATATGGAGAATACACTGCTGCGCATGAGAACACATATTATTGGAAGCTCTCTGAAATCACACAGAGTTGTAGATGGAGAGAAAATCGATCGGGGCACACACGAGCCGCGACGCGCGATATTTGCCTTCGAACATAATTCTTACAAATGAAATCAGACGCGTATAGCTGACTgtacgcaaatacgcagttgcgtaATGACATTTTGACAGGTCGAAAAGTTGTTGACATACTAAAGCCTCcgaatttgaaattaaaacactagggggggggggggggggggggggggggtaggggtGAAGGGGTAAATATTCTGTCCGTCGACCGGTCTGCGTAATCCCAaattggccctagctacgcgTCTGGAAAagattattgtaaaaaaatgcccCCCGCCCATTGTGGTCGATGGTATTTGCATGGCCGCTGAGCTGAAGGctatttcagttttaaattgtCTAATCCTTAGCATTGATTTCCTGGAATTCGAAGACATTATTCTAGTTCACGGGGAAGAATGTCACTGAAATGTCTCGTACAGGCCAGAGCGCATGAGAGCCATCAGGGCTTGATTCCTCGCCtgacctttaaagctgcactctcacagactgaacgttttgacaactttcttttgTCTTTGatcgagccaatttatgcgaaaatacatgtaaaccagtcatataagatggctgacaaaaaaataagatcgcagattttgatttttaagttcaaaaaatgatgttttatgcatttttcttaaaccgttagtaacggtttgagccatgatacatttattttggaaaggaaatctgcgatctgatcttttgtcagcagtcttttatcactggtttggagatattttcgcaaaaatttgctcattccaagacaaaaaataaaaaaaagttgtaaaaacggtaactctgtgagagtgcagttttaagcaGGTGTCCGAATTCGGACCAAGGCATACTTTAATGAGCCTGTGATATGTCGTTTTAAAATTTCctgattatttatatatatatatatatcttgtaATCAAtgcctacatgtacatgtaacccCTTCAACCCCTTCCccttcgtgtttttttttctaatttctggtatgacaaaaactttcaaaatttcattacgcaactgcgtatttgcgtacagtcagctacgcACCTGATCtaatagtccaaataattgtacgttgacggattttttttagatttttgatatggcaaatccttcacgacgttagggattggaagaatcccgtataacacgtatattattttagttagggattggaagaatcccgtataacacgtatattattttagactacctGATCTAACTGCtctattctttttttttgtcaattccGAGATTAATATAGTAAAAActtaaactgaaaataaaagaagtttGATATAGAAGTATCAATTATGATTACACTGTTATTTCACGTCAAGACGTAACATTGAGCAGCAGAAAGACACACATTTAAGAACTTTcgcaattttaatttattaaatcgTCATCGTTTCCTTTTAAAagtatcaaataaaaaacacaataattttaattacGTATTGTTGGTCAAAAATGAAGTATAAAAGTCTTCGAGACAAAATCCTgttataaaacaagaaaataagATATCAAAAAGGCATACGATCGTGTGTCGCTACTCATGTCCTACATGTACACTCTGGACAGTATATATAGCTCTTTAATTAGATATGTGCATACCTTAAATTTCTTCACCAGAACGAGGCAAACATTCTCGTATTACATTCACTTCCCTCGATACAATCAAATTACAAATATCCAAACAGATCATTAAATTTTATCATAGGAAATGATAACCACAAATGactc
The Mya arenaria isolate MELC-2E11 chromosome 12, ASM2691426v1 DNA segment above includes these coding regions:
- the LOC128211417 gene encoding ADP-ribosylhydrolase ARH1-like isoform X2 is translated as MGGLQSRISHGASLEERYKACMVLSGAGDALGYKDSDWEFNFSGPAIHRELKELGGLSKIELNKEEWPCSDDTVMHIALAEALVQGQRGEELHTLMATKFIACTTHMMGRRPGRTCMNSFYCLNQNKDKGYRIPFNAKGGGCGAAMRSMCIGLLFPRPEEIQDLIEVSIESGRMTHNNPSGYLGALASALFTSYGIQQKSLVEWGKGLMDTLPLALKYIEESGFDVEDNKAHWDYFTDQWTKYLELRQISDGKSKPVFPWKYGVKERDEFYKSISFDGHGGASGHDAPMIAYDAILSHDGTWTDLCHHGMLHGGDNDSTGVITGALFGALNGFSSVPEGNYKNLEFRERLEDLATLLFQLNKQKETNAELEETSSPLCGARLSSGRDEKIQS
- the LOC128211417 gene encoding ADP-ribosylhydrolase ARH1-like isoform X1; the protein is MGGAHSRPSNAAVPLEERYMACMVLSGAGDALGYKKGKWEFNFSGPEIHRELKELGGLGNIQVNKDDFPVSDDTVMQLALAEALVQGKRGEDLYKEISTKFQECSMDMGGRAAGQTCMDAVYRMKQDRYISYRIPFNAKGGGCGAAMRSMCIGLLFPRPEEIQDLIEVSIESGRMTHNNPTGYLGALASALFTSYGIQQKPLVEWGKGLMDTLPLAMRYIEETGFDVENNKKHWDYFTDQWTKYLKLRQISDGKSKPVFPWKYGVKERDEFYKSISFADHGGNSGHDAPMIAYDAILSHNGTWTDLCHHGMFHGGDNDSTGVITGALFGALNGFSSVPEGNYKNLEYRDRLENIATLLFEMNHKDEAKTKLEEPKSIPGEAQQNCEDTKNLSGKATAESGETKSPTGKATE